The following proteins are encoded in a genomic region of Glycine max cultivar Williams 82 chromosome 18, Glycine_max_v4.0, whole genome shotgun sequence:
- the LOC100793896 gene encoding uncharacterized protein isoform X1 encodes MVQIARRRKKGRPSKADLARRSGQSPAAASQPDSRRSLRRRSVRYNIIDYDGDYLSDEEDERRREKKKLKLMAKLNQDGEEEEEREEEEEIETTPSRTRAEPVEEYDDDEKEQEEENENEQEEENEEDKDSVVKGRKVESKGLHSFPVSGAPVILQSGIPLPDKRTLELILDKLQKKDTYGVFADPVDPEELPDYHDVIKHPMDFATVRKKLGNESSYTTLEQFESDVFLICSNAMQYNAPETIYHKQARSIQELGRKKFEKLRIGFERSQIELKSEQKAGSNYLVKKQPKKPLACASQEPVGSDFSSGATLATIADVQPTSHLMQSGRCERTGNIGGILEANAFWIDANQEKAEDVLSGKVLLSKWGRKSFVLDESRRASYNMSNLPIARSDSIFMTFESGMKHLVTVGLHAEYSYARSVARFSASLGPIAWKIASHRIHQALPAGCEFGRGWVGEYEALPTPVLMVNNCVQKETSLVMKLHSATELPKADQNCKNVESSIEHPVNRQMLEGKHPSMPDSEGKPFFGSAGVRLSAPVNILNEEQNAQSRKLGNSESKGSKQLELNSLPSSNQNNKGLVAKFTSNAPAANSLAAESKPREMASRNMFKQPDTNGVVNGELANVKVTNTSLNRQVTGSSPESTSNQSSRAAPSVVHGQGASDPVQLMRLLAERAHKQHTSSNDLLVDTPPVTLSGPSGQRDDSGNASAAAAEAWMSAGAGGFKQGPRNSSSPKNQISADSLYNSTREFRQHISRIRGEFPPGGMPFQPFLAVAAQPIHTGAVSLFPNQPMVPQLASFDQSRFQIQSPWRGLSPCSLSRQREEALPPDLNIGFQSPGSPAKQTSGVPVDSQQPDLALQL; translated from the exons ATGGTTCAGATCGCAAGGAGGAGGAAGAAGGGACGGCCGTCGAAGGCGGATCTGGCGCGCCGCTCAGGCCAGTCTCCGGCCGCCGCATCGCAGCCTGATTCTCGGCGGAGCCTCCGGCGCCGAAGCGTGAGGTACAACATCATCGACTACGACGGCGATTACCTCTCCGATGAGGAGGATGAGAGGAGGCgcgagaagaagaagctgaagcTCATGGCGAAGCTGAACCAGGAcggcgaagaagaagaagagcgagaagaagaagaagaaatcgaGACGACGCCGAGCCGCACTCGCGCCGAGCCGGTGGAAGAATACGATGACGACGAAAAAGAACAAGAGGAAGAGAACGAAAACGAACAAGAGGAAGAGAACGAAGAAGACAAAGACAGTGTG GTAAAGGGCAGAAAAGTGGAATCGAAAGGGCTCCACTCTTTTCCTGTTTCAG GAGCTCCGGTGATTCTTCAATCTGGGATTCCATTGCCTGATAAGAGGACTCTGGAATTGATACTTGACAAGCTTCAGAA GAAAGACACTTATGGTGTGTTTGCAGACCCTGTTGATCCAGAAGAG CTTCCTGATTATCACGATGTGATCAAGCATCCCATGGACTTTGCCACTGTGAGGAAGAAGTTGGGAAATGAATCTTCTTATACTACCTTAGAACAATTTGAG AgtgatgtatttttaatttgctCAAATGCAATGCAGTACAATGCACCGGAGACTATATACCACAAACAG GCTCGATCAATACAAGAACTTGGACGGAAAAAATTTGAGAAGTTAAGGATTGGCTTTGAACGCTCTCAGATTGAGCTGAAATCAGAACAAAAAGCAGGATCCAATTATTTGGTTAAGAAGCAACCAAAGAAGCCACTTGCATGTGCCTCACAAGAACCTGTTGGCTCTGATTTCTCCTCAGGGGCAACTCTTGCTACTATTGCAGATGTACAGCCAACTTCCCATCTGATGCAAAGTGGTAGATGTGAGAGGACTGGCAATATTGGTGGTATTTTGGAGGCAAATGCTTTCTGGATTGATGCAAATCAAGAGAAAGCTGAAGATGTTTTGTCAG GGAAAGTTCTTCTCTCTAAGTGGGGAAGGAAGTCCTTTGTGCTTGACGAAAGTCGCCGTGCATCTTATAATATGTCCAATCTACCAATTGCTAGATCAGATTCAATATTTATGACCTTTGAGAGTGGAATGAAGCATCTAGTTACT GTTGGACTTCATGCAGAATATTCCTATGCTAGGAGTGTGGCTCGTTTTAGTGCATCTCTAGGTCCTATTGCTTGGAAAATTGCTTCCCACAGGATTCATCAGGCACTGCCAGCTGGTTGTGAATTTGGTCGTGGTTGGGTTGGAGAGTATGAAGCACTTCCAACCCCAGTATTAATGGTTAATAATTGTGTCCAAAAAGAAACTAGTTTGGTTATGAAGTTGCATTCCGCTACCGAATTACCAAAGGCTGACCAAAATTGTAAGAATGTGGAATCCAGCATCGAGCATCCTGTTAATAGACAGATGCTTGAAGGAAAACATCCTTCAATGCCAGATTCCGAAGGAAAGCCTTTCTTTGGTTCTGCTGGAGTAAGGCTCAGTGCTCCTGTCAACATCCTAAATGAGGAGCAGAATGCCCAATCCAGGAAATTAGGCAATTCTGAGAGCAAGGGTTCGAAACAATTGGAGTTGAATTCTTTACCCTCAAGTAATCAGAATAATAAGGGTCTGGTTGCAAAGTTTACAAGTAATGCTCCTGCAGCTAATTCTCTTGCAGCAGAGTCCAAGCCCAGAGAGATGGCGTCACGGAACATGTTCAAACAGCCAGATACTAATGGAGTTGTTAATGGAGAGTTGGCTAATGTAAAAGTCACAAATACAAGTTTGAATAGACAGGTGACTGGTTCTTCACCTGAAAGTACATCAAACCAATCAAGCAGAGCAGCTCCTTCTGTTGTGCATGGGCAGGGTGCTAGTGACCCAGTTCAGTTGATGAGATTGCTCGCAGAAAGGGCTCATAAGCAACACACTTCTTCCAATGATTTGCTTGTTGATACTCCTCCAGTGACACTGTCAGGTCCATCTGGACAGAGAGATGACTCGGGCAATGCTTCAGCAGCAGCTGCCGAGGCATGGATGTCTGCTGGGGCAGGAGGGTTTAAACAAGGACCCAGAAATTCTAGTTCCCCCAAAAATCAGATATCTGCAGATTCCTTGTACAACTCAACAAGAGAGTTCCGTCAGCATATTTCAAGAATTCGGGGGGAGTTTCCCCCTGGTGGAATGCCTTTCCAACCGTTTCTAGCTGTTGCCGCTCAACCTATTCATACAGGTGCTGTTTCACTGTTTCCAAACCAGCCTATGGTTCCTCAGTTAGCATCTTTTGACCAATCTAGATTTCAAATTCAGTCCCCTTGGCGAGGTCTTAGTCCTTGTAGCCTGTCAAGGCAGAGAGAGGAAGCCCTTCCACCTGACTTGAATATTGGTTTTCAATCTCCAGGGTCTCCTGCAAAACAAACTTCTGGTGTCCCTGTTGACTCACAGCAACCAGACCTAGCTTTGCAGCTATGA
- the LOC100793896 gene encoding uncharacterized protein isoform X2: protein MVQIARRRKKGRPSKADLARRSGQSPAAASQPDSRRSLRRRSVRYNIIDYDGDYLSDEEDERRREKKKLKLMAKLNQDGEEEEEREEEEEIETTPSRTRAEPVEEYDDDEKEQEEENENEQEEENEEDKDSVVKGRKVESKGLHSFPVSGAPVILQSGIPLPDKRTLELILDKLQKKDTYGVFADPVDPEELPDYHDVIKHPMDFATVRKKLGNESSYTTLEQFESDVFLICSNAMQYNAPETIYHKQARSIQELGRKKFEKLRIGFERSQIELKSEQKAGSNYLVKKQPKKPLACASQEPVGSDFSSGATLATIADVQPTSHLMQSGRCERTGNIGGILEANAFWIDANQEKAEDVLSGKVLLSKWGRKSFVLDESRRASYNMSNLPIARSDSIFMTFESGMKHLVTVGLHAEYSYARSVARFSASLGPIAWKIASHRIHQALPAGCEFGRGWVGEYEALPTPVLMVNNCVQKETSLVMKLHSATELPKADQNCKNVESSIEHPVNRQMLEGKHPSMPDSEGKPFFGSAGVRLSAPVNILNEEQNAQSRKLGNSESKGSKQLELNSLPSSNQNNKGLVAKFTSNAPAANSLAAESKPREMASRNMFKQPDTNGVVNGELANVKVTNTSLNRQVTGSSPESTSNQSSRAAPSVVHGQGASDPVQLMRLLAERAHKQHTSSNDLLVDTPPVTLSGPSGQRDDSGNASAAAAEAWMSAGAGGFKQGPRNSSSPKNQISADSLYNSTREFRQHISRIRGEFPPGGMPFQPFLAVAAQPIHTGSPAKQTSGVPVDSQQPDLALQL from the exons ATGGTTCAGATCGCAAGGAGGAGGAAGAAGGGACGGCCGTCGAAGGCGGATCTGGCGCGCCGCTCAGGCCAGTCTCCGGCCGCCGCATCGCAGCCTGATTCTCGGCGGAGCCTCCGGCGCCGAAGCGTGAGGTACAACATCATCGACTACGACGGCGATTACCTCTCCGATGAGGAGGATGAGAGGAGGCgcgagaagaagaagctgaagcTCATGGCGAAGCTGAACCAGGAcggcgaagaagaagaagagcgagaagaagaagaagaaatcgaGACGACGCCGAGCCGCACTCGCGCCGAGCCGGTGGAAGAATACGATGACGACGAAAAAGAACAAGAGGAAGAGAACGAAAACGAACAAGAGGAAGAGAACGAAGAAGACAAAGACAGTGTG GTAAAGGGCAGAAAAGTGGAATCGAAAGGGCTCCACTCTTTTCCTGTTTCAG GAGCTCCGGTGATTCTTCAATCTGGGATTCCATTGCCTGATAAGAGGACTCTGGAATTGATACTTGACAAGCTTCAGAA GAAAGACACTTATGGTGTGTTTGCAGACCCTGTTGATCCAGAAGAG CTTCCTGATTATCACGATGTGATCAAGCATCCCATGGACTTTGCCACTGTGAGGAAGAAGTTGGGAAATGAATCTTCTTATACTACCTTAGAACAATTTGAG AgtgatgtatttttaatttgctCAAATGCAATGCAGTACAATGCACCGGAGACTATATACCACAAACAG GCTCGATCAATACAAGAACTTGGACGGAAAAAATTTGAGAAGTTAAGGATTGGCTTTGAACGCTCTCAGATTGAGCTGAAATCAGAACAAAAAGCAGGATCCAATTATTTGGTTAAGAAGCAACCAAAGAAGCCACTTGCATGTGCCTCACAAGAACCTGTTGGCTCTGATTTCTCCTCAGGGGCAACTCTTGCTACTATTGCAGATGTACAGCCAACTTCCCATCTGATGCAAAGTGGTAGATGTGAGAGGACTGGCAATATTGGTGGTATTTTGGAGGCAAATGCTTTCTGGATTGATGCAAATCAAGAGAAAGCTGAAGATGTTTTGTCAG GGAAAGTTCTTCTCTCTAAGTGGGGAAGGAAGTCCTTTGTGCTTGACGAAAGTCGCCGTGCATCTTATAATATGTCCAATCTACCAATTGCTAGATCAGATTCAATATTTATGACCTTTGAGAGTGGAATGAAGCATCTAGTTACT GTTGGACTTCATGCAGAATATTCCTATGCTAGGAGTGTGGCTCGTTTTAGTGCATCTCTAGGTCCTATTGCTTGGAAAATTGCTTCCCACAGGATTCATCAGGCACTGCCAGCTGGTTGTGAATTTGGTCGTGGTTGGGTTGGAGAGTATGAAGCACTTCCAACCCCAGTATTAATGGTTAATAATTGTGTCCAAAAAGAAACTAGTTTGGTTATGAAGTTGCATTCCGCTACCGAATTACCAAAGGCTGACCAAAATTGTAAGAATGTGGAATCCAGCATCGAGCATCCTGTTAATAGACAGATGCTTGAAGGAAAACATCCTTCAATGCCAGATTCCGAAGGAAAGCCTTTCTTTGGTTCTGCTGGAGTAAGGCTCAGTGCTCCTGTCAACATCCTAAATGAGGAGCAGAATGCCCAATCCAGGAAATTAGGCAATTCTGAGAGCAAGGGTTCGAAACAATTGGAGTTGAATTCTTTACCCTCAAGTAATCAGAATAATAAGGGTCTGGTTGCAAAGTTTACAAGTAATGCTCCTGCAGCTAATTCTCTTGCAGCAGAGTCCAAGCCCAGAGAGATGGCGTCACGGAACATGTTCAAACAGCCAGATACTAATGGAGTTGTTAATGGAGAGTTGGCTAATGTAAAAGTCACAAATACAAGTTTGAATAGACAGGTGACTGGTTCTTCACCTGAAAGTACATCAAACCAATCAAGCAGAGCAGCTCCTTCTGTTGTGCATGGGCAGGGTGCTAGTGACCCAGTTCAGTTGATGAGATTGCTCGCAGAAAGGGCTCATAAGCAACACACTTCTTCCAATGATTTGCTTGTTGATACTCCTCCAGTGACACTGTCAGGTCCATCTGGACAGAGAGATGACTCGGGCAATGCTTCAGCAGCAGCTGCCGAGGCATGGATGTCTGCTGGGGCAGGAGGGTTTAAACAAGGACCCAGAAATTCTAGTTCCCCCAAAAATCAGATATCTGCAGATTCCTTGTACAACTCAACAAGAGAGTTCCGTCAGCATATTTCAAGAATTCGGGGGGAGTTTCCCCCTGGTGGAATGCCTTTCCAACCGTTTCTAGCTGTTGCCGCTCAACCTATTCATACAG GGTCTCCTGCAAAACAAACTTCTGGTGTCCCTGTTGACTCACAGCAACCAGACCTAGCTTTGCAGCTATGA